The genomic segment TTTTCCGGACCGTGAAATTGTCTCAACACTGTCGAGACAATTATCTTGGTCCCACTTTATTGCGGTTTGTTCCATTGAAGAGAAGCTCAAGCGAGAGTTTTACACCGAAATGTGTCGCGTCCAACACTGGAGCGTGCGAGCCCTAAAGAAGCAGCTGGATGGAATGCTTTATGAGCGAACTGTTTTGAGTAAACAGCCAGAAACCGTAATCGAATCCCAGATTGCTGCATTAAAGGCTCATGATGTTATGAGCTCAGAACTTGTCTTTAAAGACCCTTATTTCATAAATTTTATTGGAGGACCAGAATCCTTTTCTGAAAGAGAACTTGAAAACCTGATTCTCGATAACATCACAGATTTTCTTCAAGAATTGGGATCTGACTTTTGCTTTGTTGCCAGGCAGAAAAGAATGAGCACAGAAAGGAAAGACAGATACTTAGATTTGTTGTTTTTTAACCGCCGCCTATGTCGACTGATCGCTGTTGATTTGAAAATTTCGGAGTTTGAACCTGCTTACAAAGGACAAATGGAGTGGTATCTGAATTGGCTTGATAGACATGAGCGCCTCCCTCACGAAGAAAAACCTGTTGGAATTATTTTGTGCGCCGGCAAAGATCAAGACGACATTGAATATCTTGAAATGAATAAAACGGGTATTCATGCGGCACAATATTTAAAAGAGCTCCCACAAAAAGAAATTCTAGAACAGAAATTAAAGCAAGCAGTTTCGATAGCTAAAGAAAATTATGCAAAAAAGAAAATTGCTTAGAGAAAATAAACGGCAAATTCTTTCAGGTCTTGACTGCGAAAACGATACTGACTAACCTGCTTGCAGGTTAGTCACAATAGAAGACTTAATTGGCGGTGAGTCTAAACCGGGAATTTTTCAATCACCTTGTTAT from the Pseudomonadota bacterium genome contains:
- a CDS encoding PDDEXK nuclease domain-containing protein; translated protein: MGGTKKVATQVHENVLPHTKPLLDDISKLIDDAKGHVAREYNSTQVLLCWLIGKRIDAEILKSQRAEYGENIVVSLVKELSAKYGKGYSRPNLFRMIKFAKLFPDREIVSTLSRQLSWSHFIAVCSIEEKLKREFYTEMCRVQHWSVRALKKQLDGMLYERTVLSKQPETVIESQIAALKAHDVMSSELVFKDPYFINFIGGPESFSERELENLILDNITDFLQELGSDFCFVARQKRMSTERKDRYLDLLFFNRRLCRLIAVDLKISEFEPAYKGQMEWYLNWLDRHERLPHEEKPVGIILCAGKDQDDIEYLEMNKTGIHAAQYLKELPQKEILEQKLKQAVSIAKENYAKKKIA